The following proteins come from a genomic window of Triticum aestivum cultivar Chinese Spring chromosome 6A, IWGSC CS RefSeq v2.1, whole genome shotgun sequence:
- the LOC123131732 gene encoding putative receptor-like protein kinase At3g47110 produces the protein MFPVLLLLLLPYILQSAWARTFSNMTDMDTLLAFKASLSNQPGALAAWNTTTDFCSWPGVSCSLKHEHRVTVLNLASEGLAGTITPSIGNLTFLKILDLSQNNFHGEIPASIGCLFRLQHLNFSSNSLDSDVNPDMKNCSSLESIDLDLNLLTGEIPAWLGGLPNLKTIQLYRNNFTGIIPPSITNLSALQTIDFTANQLEGVIPEGLGKMTSLSSIQLSENHLSGTIPAAFFNLSSLTVFAVAANKLHGKLPSDLGVHLPNLRALLLGTNRFTGYLPASLVNATKINKLDMSFNGFTGRLPPEIGMLCPNYLSVAENQIMASTAQDWEFMTLLTNCTRLRVLKLEGNMLGGVLPSSVGNLSAQLQVLYVGYNMISGTIPFGISNLIRLNYLTLSHNQFTGVLPESMGRLNLLQALFMHDNMLTGFIPSSLGNMTQLLSLGAWSNKFEGPLPASLGSLKEITGIDLSYNKFTGPLPKEIFNLSSLSNTLDLVGNYFAGPLPPEIGGLTALANLYLSQNNLSGTLPNELSNCQSLVTLLLDHNSFSGTIPSSISKMRGLAFLNLTKNTLSGEIPQEFRLMGGIQELYLAHNNLSGHIAESLENMASLYQLDLSFNNLDGEVPSQGVFSNVTGFLFEGNSGLCGGISELHLPPCLPESMEHTMRKRNLIITIATPIAGIILCLCVVLVFFTIRKKSKDRSKTMGGFQLMDDNYPRVTYAELVQGTSGFATDNLIGRGRYGSVYKCSLLLNTMMTTVAVKVFDLQQSGSSKSFLAECEALGRIRHRNLISVITCCSSSDSDQNDFKALVLEFMPNGSLDRWLHIDVHASQQLQGLTLMQRLNIAVDIADALDYLHNNCEPPIIHCDLKPSNILLNEDLVAHIGDFGLAKILSEPAAEQLINSKSSIGIRGTIGYVAPEYGEGGQVSSCGDVYSFGTVILELFTGMAPTHDMLRDGLTLHKHAENAFTGMLMQIVDPVLLSIEEANLTSLQDGSNTMEHGSNAILSVMKVALSCSNHAPTERMCMRDAAAAIRRITDSYVKNKTN, from the exons ATGTTCCCTGTTCTTCTGCTGCTTTTGTTGCCGTACATACTCCAGTCGGCATGGGCGAGAACATTCAGTAACATGACTGACATGGATACCTTGCTGGCATTCAAGGCAAGTCTAAGCAACCAGCCAGGTGCCCTGGCTGCATGGAACACAACTACTGATTTCTGTTCGTGGCCAGGTGTCAGTTGCAGCCTCAAGCATGAGCACAGGGTTACGGTGCTCAACCTCGCTTCGGAGGGTCTTGCCGGAACAATAACACCATCAATTGGAAACCTCACATTTCTGAAAATACTAGACCTCAGCCAAAACAATTTCCATGGTGAAATACCTGCATCAATTGGCTGTTTATTTCGGCTACAACATCTTAATTTTTCCAGCAATTCACTGGATAGTGATGTAAACCCGGACATGAAGAACTGCTCCAGTCTTGAGAGCATCGATCTTGATTTAAATTTGCTCACCGGAGAAATCCCTGCATGGCTTGGAGGCTTGCCAAATCTGAAGACCATACAATTGTATAGGAACAACTTCACTGGGATAATCCCGCCATCAATTACCAACCTCTCAGCACTGCAAACAATCGACTTCACCGCAAACCAACTCGAAGGTGTCATCCCGGAGGGCCTTGGCAAGATGACTAGTCTCTCCTCCATTCAACTGAGTGAAAACCACCTCTCAGGCACTATCCCTGCAGCTTTCTTTAACCTTTCCTCTCTAACCGTCTTCGCTGTGGCGGCAAATAAGTTGCATGGTAAACTGCCCTCGGACTTGGGGGTTCACCTCCCAAATCTCAGGGCCCTACTCCTTGGCACCAATAGGTTTACGGGATACCTTCCAGCTTCTCTTGTAAATGCAACTAAGATTAATAAACTAGACATGTCGTTCAATGGCTTCACCGGTAGATTACCTCCGGAGATTGGAATGCTCTGCCCAAACTACCTCAGTGTTGCGGAAAATCAGATCATGGCAAGTACTGCACAGGACTGGGAGTTCATGACCTTGTTGACAAACTGCACACGCCTTCGTGTATTAAAGCTTGAGGGAAACATGCTAGGTGGCGTGTTGCCAAGCTCTGTTGGCAACCTATCAGCACAACTTCAAGTACTTTATGTTGGatataatatgatttctggaacaATACCATTTGGCATAAGCAATCTTATCAGACTAAATTATTTAACACTCTCTCACAACCAATTTACTGGTGTCTTGCCTGAAAGCATGGGAAGGCTAAATTTGCTACAAGCCTTGTTTATGCATGATAATATGTTGACAGGGTTCATTCCATCCTCCCTTGGGAACATGACACAGCTACTAAGTCTTGGCGCATGGAGTAACAAGTTTGAGGGGCCTCTTCCAGCAAGCTTAGGGAGCCTCAAGGAGATAACTGGAATCGACTTATCATATAATAAGTTCACAGGTCCATTGCCTAAAGAGATCTTTAACCTATCGTCCCTGTCGAACACACTAGATTTGGTAGGCAATTACTTTGCTGGTCCTCTTCCACCTGAAATTGGCGGTCTGACAGCACTTGCAAACTTGTACCTCTCTCAGAACAACTTATCTGGGACACTGCCCAATGAACTCAGCAATTGTCAAAGTTTGGTAACACTCTTGTTGGACCATAACTCCTTTAGTGGTACTATTCCCTCATCTATCAGCAAAATGCGAGGCTTGGCATTTCTAAATCTTACCAAGAACACACTCTCCGGTGAGATTCCTCAAGAATTCAGACTCATGGGAGGGATTCAAGAGTTGTATCTTGCACACAACAACTTGTCTGGTCATATTGCTGAAAGCTTGGAAAACATGGCATCATTGTACCAATTAGACTTGTCCTTCAATAATCTGGATGGCGAAGTTCCATCGCAGGGTGTGTTTAGTAATGTGACTGGATTTCTATTTGAAGGGAATTCAGGGCTTTGTGGTGGTATTTCAGAATTACATTTGCCCCCATGCCTGCCAGAATCAATGGAACACACCATGAGAAAACGCAATTTGATTATCACAATAGCTACCCCAATTGCTGGCATAATTCTATGCTTGTGTGTGGTGCTTGTTTTCTTCACAATAAGAAAGAAATCAAAAGATCGGTCCAAAACCATGGGAGGATTTCAACTTATGGATGACAATTATCCTAGAGTTACTTATGCTGAATTGGTCCAAGGAACAAGTGGCTTTGCTACAGACAATTTGATTGGTAGAGGACGATATGGATCAGTGTATAAGTGTAGTTTGCTGCTAAACACCATGATGACCACAGTAGCTGTGAAGGTGTTTGATCTTCAGCAGTCTGGATCTTCCAAAAGCTTTCTAGCTGAATGTGAGGCACTTGGTAGGATCCGCCATCGAAATTTGATTAGTGTCATAACTTGCTGCTCAAGCTCTGACTCAGACCAAAACGACTTCAAGGCCCTTGTGTTGGAGTTCATGCCTAATGGGAGCCTGGATAGGTGGTTACACATTGATGTACATGCATCACAGCAACTGCAAGGTTTGACATTGATGCAGAGATTAAATATTGCAGTTGATATCGCTGATGCATTAGATTATTTGCACAACAACTGTGAACCACCAATAATTCACTGTGACTTGAAGCCAAGCAACATTCTTCTTAACGAGGATTTAGTTGCGCACATTGGGGACTTCGGCCTTGCAAAGATTCTTTCTGAACCAGCAGCGGAGCAGCTGATTAATTCAAAGAGCTCCATTGGAATAAGAGGAACGATTGGATATGTAGCTCCAG AGTATGGCGAAGGTGGTCAAGTTTCTTCATGTGGAGATGTATATAGCTTCGGAACTGTCATCCTCGAGTTGTTTACAGGCATGGCACCAACTCATGATATGCTCAGAGACGGGTTAACCTTGCATAAGCATGCCGAGAATGCATTTACAGGGATGCTAATGCAGATTGTTGATCCAGTACTACTTTCCATTGAAGAAGCCAATCTGACTAGTCTGCAGGATGGAAGCAACACAATGGAACATGGCAGCAATGCCATATTGTCTGTCATGAAGGTTGCGCTATCATGCAGCAACCATGCACCAACAGAGAGGATGTGCATGAGAGATGCTGCTGCTGCGATTCGCAGGATAACGGATAGCTATGTTAAAAATAAGACAAACTGA